In Mus musculus strain C57BL/6J chromosome 9, GRCm38.p6 C57BL/6J, one genomic interval encodes:
- the Vps11 gene encoding vacuolar protein sorting-associated protein 11 homolog isoform 1 (isoform 1 is encoded by transcript variant 1): MAAYLQWRRFVFFEKELVKEPLGNDGAAPGAAPVSGSAASKFLCLPPGITVCDSGRGSLVFGDMEGQIWFLPRSLQLTGFQAYKLRVTHLYQLKQHNILASVGEDEEGINPLVKIWNLEKRDGGNPLCTRIFPAIPGTEPTVVSCLTVHENLNFMAIGFTDGSVTLNKGDITRDRHSKTQILHKGNYPVTGLAFRQAGKTTHLFVVTTENVQSYIVSGKDYPRVELDTHGCGLRCSALSDPSQDLQFIVAGDECVYLYQPDERGPCFAFEGHKLIVHWFRGYLVIVSRDRKVSPKSEFTSRDSQNSDKQILNIYDLCNKFIAYSAGFEDIVDVLAEWGSLYVLTRDGRVHALQEKDTQTKLEMLFKKNLFEMAINLAKSQHLDSDGLAQIFMQYGDHLYSKGNHDGAVQQYIRTIGKLEPSYVIRKFLDAQRIHNLTAYLQTLHRQSLANADHTTLLLNCYTKLKDSSKLEEFIKTKSESEVHFDVETAIKVLRQAGYYSHALYLAENHAHHEWYLKIQLEDIKNYQEALRYIGKLPFEQAESNMKRYGKTLMHHIPEQTTQLLKGLCTDYRPSLEGRGDREALSCRASSEEFIPIFANNPRELKAFLEHMSEVQPDSPQGIYDTLLELRLQNWAHEKDPQAKEKLHAEAISLLKSGRFCDVFDKALVLCQMHDFQDGVLYLYEQGKLFQQIMHYHMQHEQYRQVIAVCERHGEQEPSLWEQALSYFARKEEDCKEYVAAVLRHIENKSLMPPLLVVQTLAHNSTATLSIIRDYLVQKLQKQSQQIAQDELRVRRYREETTRIRQEIQELKASPKIFQKTKCSICNSALELPSVHFLCGHSFHQHCFESYSESDADCPTCLPENRKVMDMIRAQEQKRDLHDQFQHQLKCSNDSFSVIADYFGRGVFNKLTLLTDPPTARLTPSLEAGLQRDLLMHSRRGT, translated from the exons ATGGCGGCCTACCTGCAGTGGCGGCGTTTCGTTTTCTTCGAGAAGGAGCTGGTGAAGGAGCCGCTGGGTAATGATGGGGCTGCTCCCGGTGCCGCGCCTGTGTCGGGATCCGCTGCTTCCAAGTTCCTTTGCCTCCCTCCTGGCATCACTGTCTGCGACTCAGGCCGCGGGAGCCTGGTCTTTGGAG ATATGGAAGGCCAGATCTGGTTCTTGCCACGTTCTCTACAGCTTACAGGGTTCCAGGCCTACAAACTACGGGTGACACACTTATATCAGCTGAAGCAGCACAATATTCTGGCATCGGTTGGTGAGGATGAAGAGGGTATTAACCCTCTG GTAAAGATCTGGAACCTGGAAAAGAGAGACGGTGGCAATCCACTCTGCACCCGGATTTTCCCTGCCATCCCAGGGACAGAGCCAACTGTTGTGTCTTGTTTGACGGTCCATGAGAATCTCAACTTTATGGCCATTG ggTTCACAGATGGCAGTGTCACCCTGAACAAGGGAGATATTACCCGGGACCGGCACAGCAAGACGCAGATTTTGCACAAGGGCAACTATCCCGTTACTGGGCTGGCCTTTCGCCAAGCAGGAAAGACCACCCACTTGTTTGTCGTGACAACTGAAAATGTTCAG TCTTATATAGTTTCTGGAAAGGACTACCCTCGTGTGGAGTTGGACACCCATGGTTGTGGCCTGCGCTGTTCAGCCCTGAGCGACCCTTCTCAAGACCTGCAGTTCATTGTTGCTGGGGATGAGTGTGTCTACCTTTACCAGCCTGATGAACGTGGACCCTGCTTTGCCTTTGAGGGCCATAAGCTCATCGTGCACTGGTTTAGAGGCTACCTTGTCATTGTCTCCCGTGACCGGAAAGTTTCTCCCAA GTCCGAGTTTACCAGCAGGGACTCACAGAACTCCGACAAGCAGATTCTCAACATCTATGACCTGTGCAACAAGTTCATAGCCTACAGCGCTGGGTTTGAGGATATAGTGGATGTGCTGGCTGAGTGGGGCTCCTTGTACGTGCTGACGCGGGATGGGCGGGTCCACGCATTGCAGGAGAAGGACACACAGACCAAACTGGAG ATGCTGTTTAAGAAGAATCTATTTGAGATGGCAATTAATCTGGCTAAGAGTCAACATTTGGACAGTGATGGGTTGGCTCAAATCTTCATGCAGTATGGAGACCATCTCTACAGCAAGGGCAACCATGATGGGGCTGTGCAGCAGTATATCCG AACCATTGGAAAGTTGGAGCCATCCTATGTGATCCGGAAGTTTCTGGATGCCCAGCGCATCCACAACTTGACCGCCTACCTGCAAACCCTGCATCGGCAGTCTCTGGCTAATGCTGATCATACCACCCTGCTTCTGAACTGCTATACCAAGCTCAAGGACAGCTCGAAGCTGGAGGAATTCATCAAG ACAAAGAGTGAGAGTGAAGTCCACTTTGATGTAGAGACAGCCATCAAGGTCCTCCGGCAGGCTGGCTACTACTCCCATGCCCTCTATCTGGCTGAGAATCATGCACATCATGAGTGGTACTTGAAGATCCAGCTAGAGGACATTAAG AACTATCAGGAAGCCCTTCGGTATATCGGGAAGCTGCCTTTCGAGCAAGCGGAGAGTAACATGAAACGCTATGGCAAGACCCTCATGCACCACATACCGGAGCAGACAACCCAGTTGCTGAAAGGCCTCTGCACTGACTATCGACCCAGTCTGGAAGGCCGAGGCGATCGGGAGGCTCTGAGCTGCCGG GCCAGTTCTGAGGAGTTCATCCCCATCTTTGCCAACAACCCACGAGAGCTGAAAGCCTTCCTAGAACACATGAGTGAGGTGCAGCCGGACTCACCGCAGGGCATCTATGACACGCTCCTGGAGCTGCGGCTGCAGAACTGGGCCCATGAGAAAGATCCCCAG GCCAAGGAGAAACTTCATGCAGAGGCCATCTCCCTGCTGAAGAGTGGCCGATTCTGTGACGTGTTTGACAAGGCATTGGTTCTGTGCCAGATGCACGACTTCCAGGATGGGGTCCTTTACCTCTATGAGCAGGGGAAGCT GTTCCAGCAGATCATGCATTACCACATGCAGCACGAGCAGTACCGGCAGGTGATTGCCGTGTGTGAGCGCCATGGAGAGCAGGAGCCCTCCCTGTGGGAACAGGCCCTCAGCTACTTCGCCCGCAAGGAGGAGGACTGCAAGGAGTATGTGGCGGCTGTGCTCAGGCACATTGAGAACAAGAGCCTCATGCCGCCTCTTCTAG TGGTGCAGACCCTGGCCCACAACTCCACAGCTACCCTGTCTATCATCCGAGATTACCTGGTCCAAAAACTGCAGAAACAGAGCCAGCAGATTGCACAGGATGAGCTCCGGGTGCGGCGATACAGAGAGGAGACCACTCGCATCCGCCAGGAAATCCAGGAGCTCAAGGCGAG TCCAAAGATTTTCCAGAAGACCAAGTGTAGCATCTGTAACAGTGCCTTGGAGCTGCCCTCAGTCCACTTCCTGTGTGGCCACTCCTTCCACCAACACTGCTTTGAGAGTTACTCAGAAAGTGATGCTGACTGCCCCACCTGCCTCCCTGAGAACCGCAAGGTGATGGATATGATCCGGGCCCAGGAACAGAAACGAGATCTCCACGATCAGTTCCAACATCAG CTCAAGTGCTCGAATGACAGCTTCTCTGTGATTGCGGACTACTTTGGCCGAGGGGTTTTCAACAAGTTGACTCTGCTGACCGACCCTCCTACAGCCAGACTGACCCCCAGCCTGGAGGCTGGACTGCAGCGGGACCTGCTGATGCACTCCAGGAGGGGAACTTAG
- the Vps11 gene encoding vacuolar protein sorting-associated protein 11 homolog isoform 2 (isoform 2 is encoded by transcript variant 2) encodes MLFKKNLFEMAINLAKSQHLDSDGLAQIFMQYGDHLYSKGNHDGAVQQYIRTIGKLEPSYVIRKFLDAQRIHNLTAYLQTLHRQSLANADHTTLLLNCYTKLKDSSKLEEFIKTKSESEVHFDVETAIKVLRQAGYYSHALYLAENHAHHEWYLKIQLEDIKNYQEALRYIGKLPFEQAESNMKRYGKTLMHHIPEQTTQLLKGLCTDYRPSLEGRGDREALSCRASSEEFIPIFANNPRELKAFLEHMSEVQPDSPQGIYDTLLELRLQNWAHEKDPQAKEKLHAEAISLLKSGRFCDVFDKALVLCQMHDFQDGVLYLYEQGKLFQQIMHYHMQHEQYRQVIAVCERHGEQEPSLWEQALSYFARKEEDCKEYVAAVLRHIENKSLMPPLLVVQTLAHNSTATLSIIRDYLVQKLQKQSQQIAQDELRVRRYREETTRIRQEIQELKASPKIFQKTKCSICNSALELPSVHFLCGHSFHQHCFESYSESDADCPTCLPENRKVMDMIRAQEQKRDLHDQFQHQLKCSNDSFSVIADYFGRGVFNKLTLLTDPPTARLTPSLEAGLQRDLLMHSRRGT; translated from the exons ATGCTGTTTAAGAAGAATCTATTTGAGATGGCAATTAATCTGGCTAAGAGTCAACATTTGGACAGTGATGGGTTGGCTCAAATCTTCATGCAGTATGGAGACCATCTCTACAGCAAGGGCAACCATGATGGGGCTGTGCAGCAGTATATCCG AACCATTGGAAAGTTGGAGCCATCCTATGTGATCCGGAAGTTTCTGGATGCCCAGCGCATCCACAACTTGACCGCCTACCTGCAAACCCTGCATCGGCAGTCTCTGGCTAATGCTGATCATACCACCCTGCTTCTGAACTGCTATACCAAGCTCAAGGACAGCTCGAAGCTGGAGGAATTCATCAAG ACAAAGAGTGAGAGTGAAGTCCACTTTGATGTAGAGACAGCCATCAAGGTCCTCCGGCAGGCTGGCTACTACTCCCATGCCCTCTATCTGGCTGAGAATCATGCACATCATGAGTGGTACTTGAAGATCCAGCTAGAGGACATTAAG AACTATCAGGAAGCCCTTCGGTATATCGGGAAGCTGCCTTTCGAGCAAGCGGAGAGTAACATGAAACGCTATGGCAAGACCCTCATGCACCACATACCGGAGCAGACAACCCAGTTGCTGAAAGGCCTCTGCACTGACTATCGACCCAGTCTGGAAGGCCGAGGCGATCGGGAGGCTCTGAGCTGCCGG GCCAGTTCTGAGGAGTTCATCCCCATCTTTGCCAACAACCCACGAGAGCTGAAAGCCTTCCTAGAACACATGAGTGAGGTGCAGCCGGACTCACCGCAGGGCATCTATGACACGCTCCTGGAGCTGCGGCTGCAGAACTGGGCCCATGAGAAAGATCCCCAG GCCAAGGAGAAACTTCATGCAGAGGCCATCTCCCTGCTGAAGAGTGGCCGATTCTGTGACGTGTTTGACAAGGCATTGGTTCTGTGCCAGATGCACGACTTCCAGGATGGGGTCCTTTACCTCTATGAGCAGGGGAAGCT GTTCCAGCAGATCATGCATTACCACATGCAGCACGAGCAGTACCGGCAGGTGATTGCCGTGTGTGAGCGCCATGGAGAGCAGGAGCCCTCCCTGTGGGAACAGGCCCTCAGCTACTTCGCCCGCAAGGAGGAGGACTGCAAGGAGTATGTGGCGGCTGTGCTCAGGCACATTGAGAACAAGAGCCTCATGCCGCCTCTTCTAG TGGTGCAGACCCTGGCCCACAACTCCACAGCTACCCTGTCTATCATCCGAGATTACCTGGTCCAAAAACTGCAGAAACAGAGCCAGCAGATTGCACAGGATGAGCTCCGGGTGCGGCGATACAGAGAGGAGACCACTCGCATCCGCCAGGAAATCCAGGAGCTCAAGGCGAG TCCAAAGATTTTCCAGAAGACCAAGTGTAGCATCTGTAACAGTGCCTTGGAGCTGCCCTCAGTCCACTTCCTGTGTGGCCACTCCTTCCACCAACACTGCTTTGAGAGTTACTCAGAAAGTGATGCTGACTGCCCCACCTGCCTCCCTGAGAACCGCAAGGTGATGGATATGATCCGGGCCCAGGAACAGAAACGAGATCTCCACGATCAGTTCCAACATCAG CTCAAGTGCTCGAATGACAGCTTCTCTGTGATTGCGGACTACTTTGGCCGAGGGGTTTTCAACAAGTTGACTCTGCTGACCGACCCTCCTACAGCCAGACTGACCCCCAGCCTGGAGGCTGGACTGCAGCGGGACCTGCTGATGCACTCCAGGAGGGGAACTTAG
- the Vps11 gene encoding vacuolar protein sorting-associated protein 11 homolog isoform X1, with product MGGSTHCRRRTHRPNWRQGHQMLFKKNLFEMAINLAKSQHLDSDGLAQIFMQYGDHLYSKGNHDGAVQQYIRTIGKLEPSYVIRKFLDAQRIHNLTAYLQTLHRQSLANADHTTLLLNCYTKLKDSSKLEEFIKTKSESEVHFDVETAIKVLRQAGYYSHALYLAENHAHHEWYLKIQLEDIKNYQEALRYIGKLPFEQAESNMKRYGKTLMHHIPEQTTQLLKGLCTDYRPSLEGRGDREALSCRASSEEFIPIFANNPRELKAFLEHMSEVQPDSPQGIYDTLLELRLQNWAHEKDPQAKEKLHAEAISLLKSGRFCDVFDKALVLCQMHDFQDGVLYLYEQGKLFQQIMHYHMQHEQYRQVIAVCERHGEQEPSLWEQALSYFARKEEDCKEYVAAVLRHIENKSLMPPLLVVQTLAHNSTATLSIIRDYLVQKLQKQSQQIAQDELRVRRYREETTRIRQEIQELKASPKIFQKTKCSICNSALELPSVHFLCGHSFHQHCFESYSESDADCPTCLPENRKVMDMIRAQEQKRDLHDQFQHQLKCSNDSFSVIADYFGRGVFNKLTLLTDPPTARLTPSLEAGLQRDLLMHSRRGT from the exons ATGGGCGGGTCCACGCATTGCAGGAGAAGGACACACAGACCAAACTGGAGGCAAGGCCACCAG ATGCTGTTTAAGAAGAATCTATTTGAGATGGCAATTAATCTGGCTAAGAGTCAACATTTGGACAGTGATGGGTTGGCTCAAATCTTCATGCAGTATGGAGACCATCTCTACAGCAAGGGCAACCATGATGGGGCTGTGCAGCAGTATATCCG AACCATTGGAAAGTTGGAGCCATCCTATGTGATCCGGAAGTTTCTGGATGCCCAGCGCATCCACAACTTGACCGCCTACCTGCAAACCCTGCATCGGCAGTCTCTGGCTAATGCTGATCATACCACCCTGCTTCTGAACTGCTATACCAAGCTCAAGGACAGCTCGAAGCTGGAGGAATTCATCAAG ACAAAGAGTGAGAGTGAAGTCCACTTTGATGTAGAGACAGCCATCAAGGTCCTCCGGCAGGCTGGCTACTACTCCCATGCCCTCTATCTGGCTGAGAATCATGCACATCATGAGTGGTACTTGAAGATCCAGCTAGAGGACATTAAG AACTATCAGGAAGCCCTTCGGTATATCGGGAAGCTGCCTTTCGAGCAAGCGGAGAGTAACATGAAACGCTATGGCAAGACCCTCATGCACCACATACCGGAGCAGACAACCCAGTTGCTGAAAGGCCTCTGCACTGACTATCGACCCAGTCTGGAAGGCCGAGGCGATCGGGAGGCTCTGAGCTGCCGG GCCAGTTCTGAGGAGTTCATCCCCATCTTTGCCAACAACCCACGAGAGCTGAAAGCCTTCCTAGAACACATGAGTGAGGTGCAGCCGGACTCACCGCAGGGCATCTATGACACGCTCCTGGAGCTGCGGCTGCAGAACTGGGCCCATGAGAAAGATCCCCAG GCCAAGGAGAAACTTCATGCAGAGGCCATCTCCCTGCTGAAGAGTGGCCGATTCTGTGACGTGTTTGACAAGGCATTGGTTCTGTGCCAGATGCACGACTTCCAGGATGGGGTCCTTTACCTCTATGAGCAGGGGAAGCT GTTCCAGCAGATCATGCATTACCACATGCAGCACGAGCAGTACCGGCAGGTGATTGCCGTGTGTGAGCGCCATGGAGAGCAGGAGCCCTCCCTGTGGGAACAGGCCCTCAGCTACTTCGCCCGCAAGGAGGAGGACTGCAAGGAGTATGTGGCGGCTGTGCTCAGGCACATTGAGAACAAGAGCCTCATGCCGCCTCTTCTAG TGGTGCAGACCCTGGCCCACAACTCCACAGCTACCCTGTCTATCATCCGAGATTACCTGGTCCAAAAACTGCAGAAACAGAGCCAGCAGATTGCACAGGATGAGCTCCGGGTGCGGCGATACAGAGAGGAGACCACTCGCATCCGCCAGGAAATCCAGGAGCTCAAGGCGAG TCCAAAGATTTTCCAGAAGACCAAGTGTAGCATCTGTAACAGTGCCTTGGAGCTGCCCTCAGTCCACTTCCTGTGTGGCCACTCCTTCCACCAACACTGCTTTGAGAGTTACTCAGAAAGTGATGCTGACTGCCCCACCTGCCTCCCTGAGAACCGCAAGGTGATGGATATGATCCGGGCCCAGGAACAGAAACGAGATCTCCACGATCAGTTCCAACATCAG CTCAAGTGCTCGAATGACAGCTTCTCTGTGATTGCGGACTACTTTGGCCGAGGGGTTTTCAACAAGTTGACTCTGCTGACCGACCCTCCTACAGCCAGACTGACCCCCAGCCTGGAGGCTGGACTGCAGCGGGACCTGCTGATGCACTCCAGGAGGGGAACTTAG